The following are from one region of the Desulfobulbaceae bacterium genome:
- a CDS encoding sulfite exporter TauE/SafE family protein, whose product MNIIKEIGQFMMMGARAHAHWEIETSQRIIRDPKRLVILGLLCLPIMLFGVAYAEDISGILPSFIGGKTAYSPAFYTPTIFFASIGVGICAGLITGCIGAGGGFIIAPALMSAGVKGILAVGTDLFHIFAKAIMGSVLHRKMGNISIGLALWFILGSMGGATLGGSINRSIYDANPVMSDAFITSIYVFMLGFLSFYSLMDFFKARKAAAGLAQKSEEEQKIFKAGTMTGLAQKLQGMNIPPMVHFDQSIVPGGRKLSAWFLILSGAFVGLAAAIMGVGGGFLTFPIFVYALGVSSATTVGTDIFQIIFTAGYAGLGQYAIYGFIFYTLAMGMLLGSLIGIQIGSLVTKVVPGQTICGFYATAVMAGFINRVFALPVKLAKMGLIPLDPDTGKLLENIGIYAFFIVISVFSLWVFWTFFSNIKTLKGEGHSTHGKEAHA is encoded by the coding sequence ATGAACATTATCAAAGAGATCGGTCAATTCATGATGATGGGAGCGAGGGCCCATGCCCACTGGGAGATTGAGACCTCGCAACGAATCATCCGCGACCCCAAGCGACTCGTTATCCTAGGACTGCTCTGCCTGCCGATCATGTTGTTCGGAGTCGCTTACGCCGAGGACATCTCCGGCATACTCCCCTCGTTCATCGGCGGTAAAACTGCGTACTCACCAGCCTTCTATACCCCAACCATCTTTTTCGCCTCTATCGGCGTCGGTATCTGCGCCGGTTTGATTACCGGCTGCATCGGCGCTGGCGGCGGTTTCATCATCGCCCCCGCCCTGATGAGCGCCGGCGTCAAAGGTATCCTTGCTGTCGGCACCGACCTCTTCCACATCTTTGCCAAGGCGATCATGGGTAGCGTCCTGCACCGCAAGATGGGCAACATCTCGATCGGCCTGGCCTTGTGGTTCATCCTGGGATCCATGGGCGGAGCCACCCTTGGCGGCTCCATCAACCGCAGCATCTATGACGCCAATCCGGTAATGAGTGATGCCTTCATCACCTCTATCTACGTTTTCATGCTGGGCTTTTTGTCATTTTATTCCCTGATGGACTTCTTTAAAGCCCGTAAGGCCGCTGCCGGACTGGCCCAGAAATCAGAAGAAGAGCAGAAAATATTCAAGGCGGGAACCATGACCGGCCTTGCCCAGAAACTGCAAGGAATGAATATCCCGCCTATGGTTCATTTTGATCAAAGCATCGTCCCAGGCGGCCGTAAGCTTTCAGCTTGGTTTCTGATTCTTTCCGGGGCCTTTGTCGGCCTGGCAGCCGCCATCATGGGAGTCGGCGGTGGCTTCCTGACTTTCCCCATTTTCGTCTACGCGTTAGGTGTTTCTTCCGCCACCACAGTCGGCACCGATATCTTCCAAATCATCTTCACCGCCGGTTACGCTGGACTTGGCCAGTACGCCATCTATGGTTTCATCTTCTACACCCTGGCCATGGGAATGTTACTGGGCTCACTGATCGGTATCCAGATCGGCTCCTTGGTAACAAAAGTGGTTCCTGGCCAGACGATCTGCGGTTTCTACGCCACCGCAGTTATGGCAGGTTTCATCAACCGGGTCTTCGCCTTGCCGGTCAAACTTGCAAAGATGGGGTTAATCCCCCTCGACCCCGACACCGGAAAACTCCTCGAAAATATAGGCATCTATGCCTTCTTTATTGTAATTTCGGTATTTTCACTTTGGGTTTTTTGGACGTTTTTTTCAAATATTAAAACTTTAAAAGGTGAAGGACACAGTACTCACGGGAAGGAGGCACACGCATGA
- a CDS encoding response regulator, with amino-acid sequence MTNFKVLIVDDEQDFLETTTKRMQKRNIQCETASSGKEAIEKINTGDFDVVLLDVKMPGMDGVETLREIKRIKPLIEVVMLTGHASVESGIEGMKLGAFDYLMKPMELDPLLEKIKDAYAKKRIQEEKIELAQIKKHMSMPS; translated from the coding sequence ATGACGAATTTCAAGGTGTTGATCGTAGATGACGAACAAGATTTTCTAGAGACAACTACCAAGAGAATGCAAAAAAGAAACATCCAATGCGAAACTGCAAGTAGCGGCAAAGAAGCTATTGAGAAGATTAACACCGGTGACTTTGATGTTGTACTGCTGGATGTAAAGATGCCCGGCATGGATGGCGTCGAAACATTGAGGGAGATCAAGCGAATCAAGCCACTTATCGAGGTGGTCATGCTTACAGGCCATGCCTCGGTTGAATCCGGGATAGAGGGAATGAAGTTAGGGGCCTTCGATTATCTAATGAAACCGATGGAACTTGACCCCTTGCTGGAGAAAATCAAGGATGCCTATGCGAAGAAACGCATCCAAGAAGAAAAGATTGAACTGGCACAGATAAAAAAGCACATGAGCATGCCAAGCTAA